From one Butyricimonas faecihominis genomic stretch:
- a CDS encoding 30S ribosomal protein S16 encodes MATKIRLARHGRKGRPFYHVVVADSRAPRDGRYIERIGSYNPMTNPATIDLNFDRALYWLMTGAQPTDTAKRILSYEGVLMKKHLLEGVKKGAFDMAAADTKFEAWKKEKIAKIQAKIARLANESESAYKARLEAEAKVKEAKAEIVAKKQAEIAAAKAEAEAAARAEVEAAATEVAAVEAPEAQAETPAAE; translated from the coding sequence ATGGCAACTAAAATTAGATTAGCAAGACACGGTCGTAAAGGACGTCCGTTCTACCATGTAGTGGTAGCAGATAGTAGAGCACCGCGTGATGGTCGTTACATTGAAAGAATTGGTTCTTACAACCCGATGACCAATCCGGCTACAATTGATTTAAATTTCGACAGAGCGTTATACTGGTTGATGACCGGAGCTCAACCGACTGACACGGCTAAAAGAATTCTTTCTTACGAGGGAGTACTTATGAAAAAGCACTTGTTGGAAGGTGTGAAGAAAGGTGCATTTGATATGGCTGCTGCTGACACGAAATTTGAAGCTTGGAAAAAAGAGAAGATTGCTAAAATTCAGGCTAAAATTGCTCGTTTGGCTAACGAATCAGAGAGCGCTTATAAGGCTCGTTTGGAAGCTGAGGCTAAAGTAAAAGAGGCTAAAGCTGAGATCGTGGCTAAAAAACAAGCAGAAATTGCCGCTGCAAAAGCTGAAGCAGAAGCTGCTGCCAGAGCAGAAGTAGAGGCTGCCGCAACTGAAGTAGCCGCAGTAGAGGCTCCGGAAGCTCAAGCAGAAACTCCAGCAGCAGAGTAA
- the rimM gene encoding ribosome maturation factor RimM (Essential for efficient processing of 16S rRNA) → MVKREDCVKIGEIGKTHNLQGALIVYTDNDLLEQYMDEPVFILLEGAPVPFYIAEDGLTERNHSSYIVKFDFVDSKEQADRLVGCDLLMDKYLLEEEDELPFELSDLIGYSVLDELTGEMGVVEQVDNYSGNVVLTIKIFSKEILLPVSDEYVLYISHDEKKMHVNISEEIKELY, encoded by the coding sequence ATGGTCAAGAGAGAAGATTGCGTAAAGATAGGAGAGATCGGTAAGACTCATAACTTACAAGGAGCCCTTATTGTTTATACGGATAATGATCTTCTTGAACAATACATGGATGAACCGGTGTTTATTCTTTTAGAAGGAGCACCGGTTCCCTTTTATATTGCCGAAGATGGTTTGACGGAGAGGAACCATTCTTCTTATATTGTCAAATTTGATTTTGTTGACTCGAAAGAACAGGCGGATCGTTTGGTGGGATGTGACCTACTAATGGATAAATACCTGTTGGAAGAAGAGGATGAATTGCCTTTTGAGCTTTCAGACTTAATTGGCTATTCCGTACTGGACGAGTTGACGGGAGAGATGGGTGTCGTGGAGCAGGTGGATAATTATTCAGGTAACGTGGTTCTCACGATAAAAATATTTTCTAAAGAAATTCTTCTTCCCGTATCCGATGAATATGTCTTGTATATTTCTCATGACGAGAAAAAGATGCATGTAAATATTTCTGAAGAAATCAAGGAACTTTATTAG
- a CDS encoding adenosylcobalamin-dependent ribonucleoside-diphosphate reductase: MEQTTKKVEKQKETVKEKKVYTQEEAYSSSLNYFKGDELAARVWVSKYALKDSYGNIFELNPDDMHHRLASEIARIERNYMNPMSEEQIFEVLRDFKYIVPQGGPMTGIGNDYQIASLSNCFVIGHDGPSDSYGGVMKIDQEQVQLMKRRGGVGHDLSHIRPKGSPVKNSALTSTGIVPFMERYSNSTREVAQDGRRGALMLSVSINHPDSESFIDAKMTEGKVTGANISVKIDDEFMNAVIEERDYIQKYPVYSDEPKNVKQISAVKLWNKIVYNAWKSAEPGILFWDTIIRESVPDCYADLGYRTVSTNPCGEIPLCPYDSCRLLAINLYSYVVNPFEKDAYFDYELFRKHVAIAQRLMDDIIDLELEKIDAILEKIASDPEDNEVKGVEIRLWEKIKTKAREGRRTGVGITAEGDMLAALGLRYGSDEAIDFSVDIHKQLAVAAYGSSVELAKERGAFKIFDVEREKNNPFISRLREASPEMYEEMVKYGRRNIACLTIAPTGTTSLMTQTTSGIEPVFLPVYKRRRKVNPNDKNVHVDFTDEMGDAYEEFTVFHHKFAVWMEKNGYDVHKRYTNEEIDEMVAKSPYYKATSNDIDWVAKVRMQGRVQKWVDHSISVTVNLPADVSEELVGQLYIEAWKSGCKGCTVYRDGSRSGVLVSNKDKKTDGAMPAKRPKELDAEIVRFQNNKEKWIAFIGLYDGRPYEIFTGIADDEEGIMLPKAVTDGKIVKNTDEEGNSRYDFQFSNKRGFKTTVEGLSYKFNKEYWNYAKLISGVLRYGMPINQIVDLVAAMEFDNENINTWKNGVERALRKFIPDGTEATGSVCENCGSKSVIYQEGCLICKVCGSSKCG; encoded by the coding sequence ATGGAACAAACTACGAAGAAAGTGGAAAAGCAAAAAGAAACTGTGAAAGAAAAGAAAGTCTACACGCAGGAGGAGGCTTATAGCAGTTCCTTGAATTATTTCAAGGGGGATGAGTTGGCTGCCCGTGTTTGGGTAAGCAAGTACGCTTTAAAAGATTCTTACGGGAATATTTTTGAGTTGAATCCGGATGATATGCATCATCGTTTAGCTTCAGAGATCGCTCGGATTGAAAGAAATTACATGAACCCGATGAGTGAAGAACAAATTTTCGAGGTGTTGCGTGATTTTAAATATATCGTTCCGCAAGGAGGGCCGATGACGGGAATCGGCAACGATTATCAAATTGCATCCCTTTCTAACTGCTTCGTGATAGGGCATGATGGTCCTTCTGATTCCTATGGTGGGGTAATGAAAATTGATCAAGAGCAAGTGCAATTGATGAAACGAAGAGGTGGAGTAGGGCATGATTTATCTCATATTCGTCCGAAAGGATCTCCGGTGAAAAACTCAGCCTTGACATCTACTGGAATAGTTCCTTTCATGGAGCGTTATTCGAATTCGACCCGGGAGGTCGCACAAGATGGTCGGCGGGGAGCGTTGATGTTGAGTGTTTCCATCAATCACCCGGATTCAGAAAGTTTCATTGACGCGAAAATGACTGAGGGGAAAGTTACCGGAGCTAATATCTCGGTGAAAATTGATGATGAGTTCATGAATGCGGTTATCGAAGAACGTGATTATATTCAAAAATATCCGGTATATTCTGACGAGCCCAAAAACGTGAAACAGATTAGTGCGGTAAAATTGTGGAATAAGATTGTTTATAATGCATGGAAATCTGCCGAACCGGGTATCTTGTTCTGGGACACGATTATTCGGGAGAGCGTGCCTGACTGTTATGCTGATTTGGGTTACAGAACTGTTTCTACGAATCCTTGTGGAGAGATTCCGTTGTGCCCGTATGATTCATGTCGTTTGCTGGCGATTAACTTGTATTCTTACGTGGTAAATCCTTTTGAAAAAGACGCATATTTTGATTACGAGTTGTTCCGGAAACATGTGGCTATTGCTCAACGTTTGATGGATGATATTATTGATTTGGAATTGGAGAAAATAGATGCCATTCTTGAAAAAATTGCATCAGATCCGGAAGACAACGAGGTGAAGGGTGTTGAGATTCGGTTGTGGGAGAAAATTAAAACAAAAGCCAGAGAAGGGCGTCGTACCGGGGTTGGGATCACGGCTGAAGGTGATATGTTAGCTGCTCTCGGGTTGCGTTATGGTAGTGATGAGGCGATAGATTTTTCCGTGGATATTCATAAACAGCTGGCTGTTGCCGCTTATGGTTCTTCTGTCGAGCTGGCTAAGGAGCGTGGTGCGTTTAAGATTTTTGATGTTGAAAGAGAAAAAAATAATCCTTTTATTTCTCGTTTAAGAGAGGCTTCCCCAGAGATGTACGAGGAAATGGTGAAATATGGTCGTCGTAATATTGCTTGTTTGACGATTGCCCCGACGGGAACAACTAGTTTGATGACCCAGACTACTTCCGGTATCGAGCCTGTATTCTTGCCGGTTTACAAGAGAAGAAGAAAGGTGAACCCGAACGACAAGAACGTGCATGTTGATTTCACGGATGAGATGGGGGATGCTTACGAGGAGTTTACCGTGTTCCATCATAAATTTGCCGTTTGGATGGAGAAAAACGGGTATGATGTTCATAAGCGCTACACGAACGAGGAGATTGATGAAATGGTGGCTAAGTCACCTTATTATAAAGCTACTTCTAATGATATTGATTGGGTTGCTAAAGTACGTATGCAGGGACGTGTACAAAAGTGGGTGGATCACTCCATCAGTGTTACCGTGAATCTGCCTGCAGATGTTTCAGAGGAGTTAGTTGGACAGCTTTATATTGAGGCTTGGAAGAGTGGATGTAAAGGATGTACGGTTTATCGTGACGGTTCTCGTTCTGGAGTTTTGGTTTCCAATAAAGATAAGAAGACGGATGGGGCAATGCCTGCTAAGCGTCCGAAAGAATTGGATGCAGAAATTGTGCGTTTCCAGAATAATAAGGAGAAGTGGATTGCCTTTATCGGCTTGTATGATGGACGTCCTTACGAGATCTTTACTGGTATCGCTGATGATGAAGAGGGAATCATGTTGCCGAAAGCCGTGACCGACGGTAAGATTGTAAAGAACACGGATGAAGAGGGAAATAGTCGTTACGACTTCCAGTTCTCGAATAAGAGAGGTTTCAAGACGACAGTCGAGGGGTTATCATATAAGTTTAATAAAGAGTATTGGAACTATGCGAAATTGATTTCCGGGGTCTTGCGTTATGGTATGCCGATCAATCAAATCGTGGATTTGGTTGCTGCCATGGAGTTCGATAATGAAAATATCAACACGTGGAAGAATGGTGTGGAAAGAGCGCTGCGGAAATTTATCCCGGATGGGACGGAAGCTACGGGTTCTGTTTGCGAGAATTGTGGTTCTAAATCCGTTATTTATCAAGAGGGTTGTTTGATTTGTAAGGTTTGCGGTTCTTCTAAATGCGGTTGA
- a CDS encoding PL29 family lyase N-terminal domain-containing protein: MALLSALLCGLASPTFIGCKDYDDDIKDLQEQITANKTSIDELLGKIKEGQFVQSVEKIANGLKVTLGDGSVVEIVNGKDGIDGNDGNDGKVPSFEIKEDGHLYATYEGQDPIDLGNVRGEDGGTGTVTDVKLTVQDGYLYLNGKIIEPKIAIGGIFYVEQQGYVELYMPKGTVNEDGSITVGDYEKVTLPKTTNIVTDILFMPLTLSAGEAPMIFFPTIVQDETDGVGNYVNGIAAAPEYTVGTIPAEPNSILYAGKAELKYQFNPRSVSFDAFKVLGLWKHGEATVISRSMKDGANMIFNKGQRFYDMANGVLEGAKSYSQDKEVGMLHFRAKSWRFAEMVGNNHQGNKRDLLTLAVLNGKDTVYSEIAPAKHWHIAQKDVRIVNTDVEHYALDANKENLYADKFRSVNSYQDKKAAPAKQEDADEYYKSLAPITTFEIAYDNRKDNGGKGLNLTELFRTFFIDNGTEYPFMTNGFDDYQLKFETVSFNNLGVDQTERYLELVSTMEKDGTDERQLVTKAYVKSPDQYPGFEQGDHSAAIGRTPIVRVKLVAPVEDGASAEAEENVVASRLIKLEIKGKESVTEKIVIKDTIRVMLQHKDQAVELDMDHIYNDLRVQQAGSRGREEFHKHYQFDPAITVDLQKQHTAALDANTRKQDVDLEERKADDGTILNQLDLIVKPTAFSTEHVEYVVKAKYVDIPNSGEVYPDVNVEYTVFVTYPNAVAPEITKLNWQDPGTNGEGGLIYAHGRIAPGADGKVETTDDEYDMVAVLNNMFDLEKYTMDQMLKPRTGETAYDLATIAKPTLSFELVDKYNSSSDWAGTTDGLKLYQENGVWKIELEKSDAGRQWINAIGEDSKRVKIRAVVSFNECYDGLYGTCNNGEKKYNKDQASDNLPECKTTDKVGSQAHDMHDYTGTAKAPEYGRSQVVIKEFEVAFITPIRFVKKTIDPLYDKYPLAENKAYLKDCFRLADYLSDENAAQEGFRYNHIVYDTDLTDQGTIDLFKRGTDGWCNYWKQVYDVNSVFEYKVIGGFFSDGTALDTENSKKIKFETDAEGEYVTWINDGEDIANEFVIKVEVCVKHVWGLVCNHANKETERGHSVVTLEIPVKFHKN, translated from the coding sequence ATGGCACTTTTAAGTGCTCTACTTTGTGGTCTTGCAAGTCCTACTTTCATCGGTTGTAAGGATTACGACGACGATATTAAGGATTTGCAGGAGCAGATAACTGCAAACAAAACATCCATTGATGAACTTTTGGGGAAAATTAAGGAGGGACAATTCGTACAGAGTGTTGAGAAAATCGCTAATGGATTGAAAGTTACTTTGGGTGATGGTAGTGTTGTTGAGATCGTGAATGGTAAGGACGGTATTGATGGAAATGACGGAAATGATGGTAAGGTTCCTTCATTTGAAATCAAAGAAGACGGACACTTGTATGCGACTTATGAGGGGCAAGATCCTATTGATTTAGGAAATGTGAGAGGGGAAGATGGAGGTACCGGGACTGTAACTGACGTGAAACTCACGGTACAGGACGGGTATCTTTATTTGAACGGCAAAATTATCGAGCCGAAAATTGCTATCGGTGGAATTTTCTATGTAGAACAACAAGGCTATGTAGAACTTTATATGCCGAAAGGAACAGTGAATGAAGACGGCAGTATTACCGTTGGAGACTACGAGAAAGTAACACTTCCAAAAACAACGAATATTGTAACGGATATTTTATTCATGCCTTTAACTCTTTCTGCAGGAGAGGCTCCCATGATTTTCTTCCCGACAATTGTTCAGGACGAGACTGATGGTGTGGGTAATTATGTAAATGGAATTGCTGCAGCTCCAGAATACACGGTAGGAACAATTCCGGCAGAGCCTAATTCTATTCTTTATGCTGGTAAGGCTGAGTTGAAGTATCAGTTCAATCCTCGTTCTGTTTCTTTTGACGCTTTTAAAGTGTTAGGATTGTGGAAACATGGCGAGGCTACCGTAATTTCTCGTAGCATGAAAGACGGGGCAAACATGATCTTTAACAAGGGTCAGAGATTCTATGATATGGCAAATGGCGTTCTGGAAGGAGCTAAGAGTTATAGTCAAGATAAAGAAGTAGGAATGTTGCATTTCCGTGCAAAATCGTGGAGATTTGCCGAGATGGTAGGTAATAACCACCAAGGTAATAAACGTGATCTTTTGACATTGGCTGTTTTGAATGGGAAAGATACCGTTTATTCAGAAATAGCACCGGCTAAACATTGGCATATTGCACAAAAAGATGTACGTATCGTGAATACGGATGTTGAGCATTATGCACTGGATGCAAACAAGGAAAACTTGTATGCAGATAAATTCCGGTCTGTAAACTCTTATCAAGATAAAAAAGCTGCTCCAGCAAAACAAGAGGATGCAGATGAATACTACAAGAGTTTAGCTCCAATCACGACTTTCGAGATTGCATATGACAACCGGAAAGATAATGGCGGTAAAGGATTAAACTTGACAGAACTTTTCCGCACATTCTTCATTGACAATGGAACGGAATATCCGTTTATGACGAATGGATTTGATGATTACCAGTTGAAATTCGAAACTGTTTCTTTCAATAATTTAGGTGTTGACCAAACAGAAAGATATTTGGAATTGGTTTCTACCATGGAAAAAGACGGAACGGATGAAAGACAATTAGTAACTAAAGCTTACGTGAAATCTCCGGATCAATATCCAGGATTTGAACAAGGTGATCACTCTGCTGCTATTGGAAGAACTCCGATCGTGCGTGTGAAATTGGTTGCTCCGGTTGAAGATGGTGCTAGTGCAGAAGCAGAAGAAAATGTTGTTGCTTCTCGTTTGATCAAGTTAGAAATCAAGGGTAAAGAGAGTGTAACTGAAAAGATCGTAATCAAAGACACGATCAGAGTAATGCTACAACATAAAGATCAAGCTGTAGAACTTGATATGGACCACATCTACAATGACCTTCGTGTACAACAAGCTGGTTCTAGAGGTAGAGAAGAATTCCACAAACATTATCAATTCGATCCGGCTATTACTGTTGATTTGCAAAAACAACATACTGCCGCTTTAGATGCAAATACTCGTAAGCAAGATGTTGATTTGGAAGAAAGAAAAGCAGACGATGGAACGATCTTGAATCAATTGGATTTGATTGTTAAACCGACCGCATTCAGCACGGAACACGTAGAGTATGTTGTTAAGGCTAAATATGTTGACATCCCGAACAGTGGAGAAGTTTATCCGGATGTAAATGTTGAATACACTGTATTTGTAACTTACCCGAACGCTGTTGCTCCTGAAATTACCAAGTTGAACTGGCAAGATCCGGGAACTAATGGTGAAGGTGGTTTGATCTATGCTCACGGACGGATCGCTCCGGGTGCTGACGGAAAAGTTGAAACAACGGATGACGAATATGATATGGTGGCCGTTTTGAACAACATGTTTGACTTGGAGAAATACACGATGGATCAAATGTTGAAACCGAGAACGGGTGAAACTGCATATGATTTGGCAACAATTGCAAAACCGACATTGTCATTCGAATTGGTTGACAAATATAATAGTTCTTCCGATTGGGCTGGAACAACCGATGGCCTTAAATTGTATCAAGAAAATGGTGTTTGGAAGATTGAATTGGAAAAATCAGATGCCGGACGTCAATGGATCAATGCTATTGGTGAAGACAGTAAGAGAGTGAAGATTCGTGCCGTAGTAAGTTTCAACGAATGCTATGACGGATTGTATGGAACTTGCAACAATGGCGAGAAGAAGTATAACAAAGACCAAGCTTCTGACAATTTACCAGAATGTAAGACCACAGACAAGGTTGGTTCTCAAGCTCATGATATGCACGATTATACGGGAACTGCTAAGGCTCCTGAGTATGGACGTTCTCAAGTTGTAATTAAAGAATTTGAAGTTGCATTCATTACCCCGATCAGATTCGTCAAGAAAACTATCGATCCGTTGTATGACAAATATCCTCTTGCTGAGAACAAAGCTTATTTGAAAGATTGTTTCAGGCTTGCAGATTATTTGTCTGACGAGAATGCAGCACAAGAAGGCTTTAGATACAACCATATTGTATACGATACAGATTTGACAGATCAAGGAACTATTGATTTGTTCAAACGTGGAACCGATGGATGGTGTAACTACTGGAAACAGGTATACGATGTAAACAGTGTGTTCGAATACAAGGTAATCGGTGGATTCTTCAGCGATGGAACTGCACTTGATACAGAGAACTCCAAGAAAATCAAATTTGAGACGGATGCCGAAGGCGAATATGTAACTTGGATCAATGATGGTGAGGATATTGCTAACGAATTTGTAATCAAAGTTGAAGTTTGTGTTAAACATGTTTGGGGGCTGGTATGCAATCATGCAAATAAAGAAACTGAACGTGGACACTCAGTTGTGACATTGGAAATTCCGGTAAAATTCCATAAAAACTAG
- a CDS encoding OmpA family protein, which translates to MKKLLLSFCFLVLTSFLFAQGQKKEIYKNFSRWSLGVNGGISIFRGDMVSFSADKTYIGRQGGFQLGYQFTPTFGLSLTADMGQGKGSAKEWEKEFKIYPTGESYYGTIPEEGFAYYNDLYSKVKYFTIGLHGDFNVNNFFGKKELRRWTVLLSPAVYLQKFSPKLYKKDGDKRFDTSSTLDNDVNLGLGGDIALRYRAGKHIDLQLKSGVAWIANNNFDGVATCCSSKYNWLANLSVGVVWKIGNNKKKENLMYAAARSVVPVVLPVKEETRPEVKEERKPVVKEEKKPVENVVKVETPEKTFPELPTIHFKRNLAVIDTVRFAGALSRIVETLKEFPGVKVDIRGYTDHTGTDRINLPLSLKRAEALKSYLVGKGIPAERMKTFGEGKDMSVDKKDIYTERARKVEVKKH; encoded by the coding sequence ATGAAAAAATTGCTATTATCTTTTTGCTTTTTAGTGCTGACTTCTTTCTTGTTTGCCCAAGGACAGAAAAAGGAGATTTACAAGAATTTTTCCCGTTGGAGCTTGGGAGTTAACGGGGGAATCTCCATTTTCCGTGGCGACATGGTTTCCTTCTCTGCCGATAAAACTTACATCGGTAGACAAGGAGGCTTCCAACTGGGTTACCAGTTTACCCCGACTTTCGGTTTGTCCTTGACGGCCGATATGGGACAGGGGAAAGGGAGTGCCAAGGAGTGGGAAAAAGAGTTCAAGATTTACCCTACTGGCGAATCCTATTACGGGACGATTCCGGAAGAGGGTTTCGCTTATTATAATGACCTTTATTCCAAGGTAAAGTATTTCACTATCGGGTTACACGGTGATTTTAACGTGAACAATTTTTTCGGGAAGAAAGAACTACGCCGTTGGACCGTGTTGTTAAGCCCGGCGGTTTACCTGCAGAAGTTCTCCCCGAAACTTTACAAGAAGGATGGAGACAAGCGTTTTGACACCTCTTCCACGCTGGATAACGACGTGAACTTGGGATTGGGAGGTGACATCGCCTTGCGCTATCGTGCCGGCAAGCATATCGATTTGCAATTGAAATCCGGTGTTGCCTGGATCGCTAACAACAATTTTGACGGTGTTGCCACTTGTTGTTCCAGTAAATACAACTGGTTGGCGAACTTGTCGGTCGGGGTGGTTTGGAAGATCGGTAACAACAAGAAAAAGGAGAACTTGATGTATGCCGCCGCTCGTTCCGTTGTCCCGGTGGTACTCCCGGTAAAAGAGGAGACACGCCCGGAGGTGAAGGAAGAGCGGAAACCCGTTGTCAAGGAGGAGAAAAAACCGGTAGAGAACGTGGTGAAGGTAGAGACCCCGGAAAAGACTTTCCCCGAGTTGCCGACAATTCACTTTAAACGTAACCTGGCGGTTATCGACACGGTACGTTTCGCCGGAGCACTTTCCCGTATCGTGGAAACATTGAAGGAATTCCCGGGGGTGAAAGTTGATATTCGTGGTTACACGGATCACACGGGAACGGATCGAATCAATTTACCGTTATCCTTGAAACGTGCGGAGGCCTTGAAATCTTACCTGGTTGGTAAAGGTATTCCTGCCGAGCGGATGAAGACGTTTGGAGAGGGGAAGGACATGTCGGTGGATAAAAAGGATATTTACACGGAGAGGGCTCGTAAGGTTGAGGTAAAGAAACATTGA